From Mauremys reevesii isolate NIE-2019 linkage group 10, ASM1616193v1, whole genome shotgun sequence, the proteins below share one genomic window:
- the NUBP1 gene encoding cytosolic Fe-S cluster assembly factor NUBP1, which translates to MTKPSLHSKCLAGSLEWFWMVSGGMIKQFLCDVQWGEIDYLIVDTPPGKSCDKGQSFWSEIPESPATSSYRNIIQRIQEYCGLHHSQEKLSNQGME; encoded by the exons ATGACAAAACCTTCTCTACATAGCAAATGTTTAGCAG GTTCACTGGAGTGGTTCTGGATGGTCTCCGGTG GAATGATCAAACAATTTCTTTGTGATGTGCAGTGGGGTGAAATTGACTACCTTATTGTGGATACACCTCCAG ggaAAAGTTGTGATAAAGGCCAATCTTTTTGGTCTGAAATACCTGAGTCCCCAGCTACTTCATCTTACAGGAATATCATCCAAA GGATTCAAGAATATTGTGGCCTACACCACTCACAAGAAAAATTATCTAACCAAGGAATGGAATAA